The Hypomesus transpacificus isolate Combined female unplaced genomic scaffold, fHypTra1 scaffold_61, whole genome shotgun sequence genomic sequence AGACAATAGTCGACAGTCATTTTTCGCTGTGGCGATTAAACGTAGGCTGAACTGAAAGAATGATGCGTTTTCCTTCTCGTAGTCGGCTGGAATTTTAAGGAAGAGACAGCGAGAAATAAGCACCACTcgtcacacacaaaccatcgCCAACAAGCCCTATACTGACTGTATCGATATCGCCATCAAGACTGAATTGAACCCTGCAGCTACGGTCTTACCTGTGTAGCTTTATGAAACTGTTTTTTCAGCCCCGCGACAGACATCGCTCCGGTTGGACCCAACCGCACACTCAAGTAATCCTCGTCTCCGTTTCTTTTCAATTGAAAATGTCTTAAGTGACAGTTTAATAACGGCAGTCTGGCGGCTGTTGTGATGAACGCTGGGGTCGGATGGAGAGGCGGACTGGCAACActggagcgtggccacgtctgtGACGTAGCTCTGCCGCGCGCCTCAAACACTCCACCAGCACACGACACTCCGTTCAGCTGCCGCTACTGACCACGCGACGCAAGAAGCGGTCAGCAAAGGGCTTTGGCTGTACTGTGACATTAGCTGTCTGTGGTGGCTTGCTGACAGTTGTGTTGAGGTAGCATCACCATGACGAACATCAGTACACCACAGTTTCCGTTCCTCTCAGCACCCCCAGgcgttcttcttctctggtaAAACCACAACTCAGCTCTGGCAGATAGTAGGTGTGTTACTGGGCTCAACTTCCCTCTCTGACTTGCCTTCTGAGAAAGACCCTCGTGTTACCATGACTACAGGGTCAGGGAGCTTCCTGTTGTTCCAGTTTGATCGAAAGACACATCCAAACTGAGTGTTTTGATTTCAACTTTTTATGAAtatgaaacacaaacacttacacacacacacacacacacacatacacacactttgacaAAAGTATATTAAATGAAATGGAAAGAACCAGAATGACCATCTAAAGCTAGGACAGTTCAAATAGCCTGCTGAACTGttcactctatgacatcatcacagTTCCTCTTCTGTTCACCAAAAGTCCcacctgcagagagaggagaggagagttagacacacacctggacacacacctggagacacctgaacacacacctggacacacacacctgaacacacacctggacacacacctggacTATCTTGTGTTCTCACCTCTGGACCTGCAGCACATCTCCAGCAGCAGGACGGTGACCACCAGGTAGGGACAGGTCACCAGGATACTACACAGCAGTCTGGGCAGAGAcagcaggggggctgggggtggaggtgaagatGGAGGTGGTGCTGGAGATGGAGATAAAGATGGAGGTGGATATGGACcaggaggtggggctggagaTGGAGATAAAGATGGAGTAGGAGGTGGACCAAGAGGTGGGGCTGGAGATGGAGATAAAGATGGAGGTGGAGTaagagatttacatttacatttagtcatttagcagacgcccttatccaaagcgacttacagtaagtacagggacattccccccgaggcaagtagggtgaagtgccttgcccaaggacacaacgtcatttggcacggtggggaatcgatccggcaaccttctgattactagcccgactccctcaccgctcagccatctgacccccagagatggagataaagatggaggtggagacacACCTACACCTTTACTACTTTAGTTCTCACctctcacagccagccagctCTCTGGAGATCCTCCCAGCTCAGAGTTGCTGCATCTGTACAACCCTGCATCAGATGTAGACACAGCAGGGATGGtcatctctcctgcagcctcagTCCTGACCACAGATCCATCCTTGTAGAAGGCAGCTGTGAGGTTAGAGGGAGGTGTCTGGTATCTACAGCGTAGAGTCACAGCTTGTCCCTGGttcacagggaggacaggactCTCCAGGATCACAGCTCCATCTACAACAGAGGAGACAGATTCAAATGATCTTTCCAGAGAATCCTATAAAACAACAATCATGTATTCAGACCGTGTGAACGTACCATGTACTGTGAAGTTGACAGCATGGCTGTGTTCCCCTGATTCAGACTCACACCAGTACACTCCACTGTCCCCTGGGTACAGGTCTTTCAGGTAGCAGGAAGAGCCGGTTATAATCCCCCAGTCTGCTCCACACTCTGAAGACTTTCCTTCTGTGgtgttcctcctcaccctcactccGGCAGAGCTCCCCGGCTCCTCACAGCTCAGGGAGACAGACTCATACTCAAAGAACTGACATCTTCTGGGAGAAACAGTCAGAcatgctggaggagagaggatgggagagagtagggagagagagagagagagagagagagagagagagagagagagagagagagagaggatgggaaagAGTAGGGGGAGAGTACGACAGAAAGATCCATTCAGTTTAAGTATAAAAGACAGTTGTGGTGATTAGATAGTGGAGGATACAAGGAAATGCATTCTACTGCACTGCTAAGACAGAGTAAAGTAACCCCTGCATGGCCTATGGTTTACATGTGTAAAATGGCATATAAGCATATCCAAAATATACAAAGGATAATCATATGATGTTTAACTGATAATAAGAAACTGATTTACACAGCGCAGCAACAAAGTTGTTGATAGTGTATCTATACAATGGTGTCCTGCCTGCCCTAGTAGAGCTAGTATATACTAACCCTGCTGTATACGAACActaccctactaaccctaactagaGTATATACTAACCCTGCTGTATACGAACActaccctactaaccctaactagaGTATATACTAACCCTGCTGTATATGAACACTACCCTTCTAACCCTAACTAGAGTATATACTAACCCTGCTGTATACGAACActaccctactaaccctaactagaGTATATACTAACCCTGCTGTATACGAACActaccctactaaccctaactagaGTATATACTAACCCTGCTGTATACGAACActaccctactaaccctaactagaGTATATACTAACCCTGCTGTATACGAACActaccctactaaccctaactagaGTATATACTAACCCTGCTGTATACGAACActaccctactaaccctaactagaGTATATACTAACCCTGCTGTATACGAACActaccctactaaccctaactagaGTATATACTAACCCTGCTGTATACGAACActaccctactaaccctaactagaGTATATACTAACCCTGCTGTATACGAACActaccctactaaccctaactagaGTATATACTAACCCTGCTGTATACGAACActaccctactaaccctaaccagagtATATACTAACCCTGCTGTATATGAACACTACCCTTCTAACCCTAACTAGAGTATATACTAACCCTGCTGTATACGAACACTACCCTTCTAACCCTAACTAGAGTATATACTAACCCTGCTGTATACGAACActaccctactaaccctaactagaGTATATACTAACCCTGCTGTATACGAACActaccctactaaccctaactagaGTATATACTAACCCTGCTGTATACGAACACTACCttactaaccctaactagaGTATATACTAACCCTGCTGTATACGAACActaccctactaaccctaactagaGTATATACTAACCCTGCTGTATACGAACACTACCCTTCTAACCCTAACTAGAGTATATACTAACCCTGCTGTATACGAACActaccctactaaccctaactagaGTATATACTAACCCGGCTGTATACGAACActaccctactaaccctaaccagagtCTATACTAACCCTGCTGTATAGGAACACTACCCTACTAACCTTAACCAGAGTATATACTAACCCTGCTGTATACGAACActaccctactaaccctaaccagagtATATACTAACCCTGCTGTATACGAACACTACCCTACTAACCTTAACCAGAGTATATACTAACCCTGCTGTATAGGAACACTACCCTACTAACCTTAACCAGAGTATATACTAACTGTAGCTGTGTACATGACTCCCAGCTCTTACCCTGAGATGGTGGACAACAGAAGACACTGGACAGAACTGATGAGAGAAGAGAGGCTTCAGGGTGGTGAACTGCACAGCTTATACAGAGTTATAGTGAAATGTCtgtgctaaacacacacatacaaagactaacacacctgcaaacacactgttacacacacacacacacacactgtcacacagacacactcttttacacacacactgtcaaacagacacacacagtacttaCAGAGCATGTAGAGTGGTGTGGGCTCCATCATGGCTGACTGCTGTCTGGCTCCTGGCTGACTGCTgactgctgactgactgctggctgactgctggctgactgctgactgactgctgactgactgctggctgactgctgactgactgctggctgactgctggctgactgctgactgactgctgactgactgctggctgactgctggctgactgctgactgactgctggctgactgctggctgactgTCAGAGATCTGATGCTTACAGAAACATacactcctccacttcctgtattATCGGTCGAATTGGGGGTATTTTAGTCACATGTTTCAAACCACTGTATTTAACCATTTcatcattcatttattttttacttacaATAAATGTACGATACAAATACAACATATAAGAAGGTGAATGCATAATGTTGAAACAGCCAAACCTAATGTTTGATGATACGTTTTCAGTCAGTACAGTTCACGGGAGCGCAATATTCTATAAGGTCCACAAGAGGGCGGTATTTATCAATAAATGCCTGGTATTCGCAGTTCGTAACAAAAAACGAGTAGGgggtacctgcagagccggagaccccggaggcccggagagccggagagctgcagtttcaggaccgcagtttcaggaccgcagttctaagACCCTCGTTGTATCTGACAGCGCCACTAGCGAATAGAATAAACATGgaccggtgttacgtcccaactggttcccaattcaactggttccccagctgtgcgtgcacctatcagtccgcctccatcaccagattcgtcacaaattcgcaaacatattactggcgattttcaagtcggatctcatatttgctgcggcaaatatgaaagtaggccaatagcctacgtgcgcactacattaggctaccatttgcgccaaaataaatggagacaaaataaaacatttgcaggctcgcatgaagtgggattcgatcccactagcAAAAATACGATCACACACAAGTCTGTTGACTTAAACCGCGTGCCATACCAGCTCTGAATAGAGTACATAATGATTACGTAATTGTTgactacgttggccttcaggtaacattttgattttgcttcttctgaatcaactggttcccatacacactacccgaatgtaggctactaatcacgtatttggggttgttcagaggcaatagccgtatttaccatgacatcaaagctccttctgacaccacatattaaaaattcatacgaagaacgtcgctgctaacccagacaatacgatcaaaatacgtgtaacacaacatggaaacattcgtttcctatgcgatttgtcagcatacttcaagtctacttgtagtttagttctgttgacaacaattATGCGGttctt encodes the following:
- the LOC124465940 gene encoding Fc receptor-like A isoform X2, whose protein sequence is MMEPTPLYMLSCLTVSPRRCQFFEYESVSLSCEEPGSSAGVRVRRNTTEGKSSECGADWGIITGSSCYLKDLYPGDSGVYWCESESGEHSHAVNFTVHDGAVILESPVLPVNQGQAVTLRCRYQTPPSNLTAAFYKDGSVVRTEAAGEMTIPAVSTSDAGLYRCSNSELGGSPESWLAVRAPPLGPPPTPSLSPSPAPPPGPYPPPSLSPSPAPPPSSPPPPAPLLSLPRLLCSILVTCPYLVVTVLLLEMCCRSRGGTFGEQKRNCDDVIE
- the LOC124465940 gene encoding sialoadhesin-like isoform X1, whose amino-acid sequence is MMEPTPLYMLFLSSVFCCPPSQACLTVSPRRCQFFEYESVSLSCEEPGSSAGVRVRRNTTEGKSSECGADWGIITGSSCYLKDLYPGDSGVYWCESESGEHSHAVNFTVHDGAVILESPVLPVNQGQAVTLRCRYQTPPSNLTAAFYKDGSVVRTEAAGEMTIPAVSTSDAGLYRCSNSELGGSPESWLAVRAPPLGPPPTPSLSPSPAPPPGPYPPPSLSPSPAPPPSSPPPPAPLLSLPRLLCSILVTCPYLVVTVLLLEMCCRSRGGTFGEQKRNCDDVIE